In Podospora pseudoanserina strain CBS 124.78 chromosome 5, whole genome shotgun sequence, a single window of DNA contains:
- a CDS encoding hypothetical protein (antiSMASH:Cluster_1): protein MGHWSPTSPTKKFVESAKVAFDYFYSIFFQRDPKTVTYSGLCYEVWNAFARPCDSKTFVRELRSAGFSFECRTQTRDENSPICEEYKMYYDHRKEI, encoded by the exons ATGGGACACTGGAGCCCGACCAGTCCAACAAAAAAGTTCGTCGAGAGCGCCAAAGTCGCCTTCGACTACTTCTACTCAATCTTTTTCCAGCGGGACCCCAAGACGGTGACCTACAGCGGTCTCTGCTACGAAGTTTGGAATGCGTTCGCCCGTCCTT GTGACAGCAAGACATTTGTTCGAGAGCTGCGAAGCGCTGGTTTCTCCTTTGAATGCAGAACACAGACCCGTGACGAGAACAGCCCTATTTGCGAGGAATACAAAATGTACTATGATCACCGCAAGGAAATTTGA
- a CDS encoding hypothetical protein (COG:H; EggNog:ENOG503P38Y; MEROPS:MER0066227; antiSMASH:Cluster_1) has product MGQLSASTVSSGLRSHDKWFRHNVSDRYWWSRKIGSHLMLLLTKAGYTLDAQAEALSFLYHTVAPRLGPKPTSPIPEWQSFMTDDFTPIEYSWKWGRGDNPPEIRYSIEAIPPITNNPSDPLNQAATYALLSQLQSTTPELDLSLFHHFVTCFFGPQSPVLTSTKATHQQSSLFLAFELSRKTSQDSTKCYFVPVSTPSNSAAEQISSAIRSSSYHSHLPAIDELEQFFRQDQDGRTIKPIMLGIDCVDASESRLKIYARSTRTSFEFVRRVMSLGGRRRGMEKEEGQLKELWCRVLGLPKDMNTEEELPFRDHPTAGTLFYFDVGPKEAVPDVKVYIPVRHYSKSDRQIVSGLTSFMEKNGSRRFVDCYKEAIEGLATEEGIDVGTGVHTYVTAAYKKGGLAVTSYFNPQMYHGARWA; this is encoded by the exons ATGGGCCAGCTTAGCGCCTCTACTGTGAGCTCGGGGTTGAGGTCACACGACAAATGGTTTCGCCATAACGTCTCAGACAGGTATTGGTG GTCCAGGAAAATTGGTTCCCATCTCATGCTGCTACTCACCAAAGCGGGATACACCCTCGATGCTCAAGCTGAGGCATTGTCTTTTCTCTACCACACCGTCGCCCCTCGCCTTGGCCCAAAACCAACATCGCCAATCCCAGAGTGGCAAAGCTTTATGACTGACGACTTCACCCCAATCGAGTACAGTTGGAAGTGGGGACGAGGAGACAACCCGCCAGAGATCCGATACAGCATCGAGGCTATCCCACCTATTACAAACAACCCATCTGACCCTTTAAATCAAGCAGCGACCTACGCCCTCCTATCACAGCTCcagtcaacaacacccgAGCTCGACCTCTCTCTGTTCCACCATTTTGTCACATGCTTTTTTGGCCCCCAAAGCCCTGTCCTGACCTCCACAAAAGCCACGCACCAGCAATCGTCTCTCTTTCTAGCCTTCGAACTGTCACGGAAAACTAGCCAAGATTCAACCAAGTGCTATTTTGTCCCTGTATCAACCCCGTCGAACAGCGCAGCCGAGCAAATTTCTTCGGCGATCAGGTCCTCCAGTTACCACTCCCATCTCCCCGCCATCGATGAACTCGAACAATTCTTTCGGCAAGACCAAGACGGCCGAACCATCAAGCCAATCATGCTTGGCATCGACTGTGTCGACGCCTCCGAATCCCGTCTTAAGATCTATGCTCGGTCCACGAGGACTTCGTTCGAGTTTGTGAGGCGAGTCATGTCCCTCGGGGGCCGACGCCGGGGaatggagaaggaagaggggcaATTGAAAGAGCTTTGGTGCCGGGTCTTGGGCCTGCCAAAAGATATGAACACGGAGGAAGAGTTGCCTTTTCGTGATCACCCTACCGCCGGTACCCTCTTCTACTTTGATGTTGGGCCAAAGGAGGCGGTGCCAGATGTGAAAGTTTATATACCCGTGAGGCACTACTCAAAGAGCGATCGGCAGATTGTGAGTGGACTGACCAGCTTCATGGAAAAAAATGGGAGCAGAAGGTTCGTGGACTGTTACAAGGAGGCGATAGAGGGACTAGCTACCGAAGAGGGGATCGATGTAGGGACGGGAGTGCACACATATGTTACTGCGGCGTATAAAAAGGGTGGGCTGGCTGTGACAAGTTACTTTAACCCACAGATGTATCACGGGGCAAGGTGGGCTTGA